The nucleotide window AGAgttctgagcagcaatacaatattgttctgcACATGTAGACTTTTACTTGTAGGAGATATAAGGGACATAAGGGGTTAcatagtacatttacagcatttaccagatgcccttatccagagcgatgtacaatcagtagttacagggacagtcccccctggagacacttagggttaagtgttctgtcgtgtttcacaatgccaatgAATCACTTCCACCATTGTTGTagctatttaaaaatgtattttgtgtatttaaaaaataaatatatatatttttattatgaaagTGTTTCCTTGGATTATATGTTGTGGCAAAGTTGaatatatatgcgtgtgtgtctaGGTGCTGAGAAACGGAAGCTCGTTGACTCCTTGTCTGATGACAATAAACGTGTTCGTGTCATTGGCGACATTCCTATGGAGCTCATCAATGAGGTCATGGCCACCATCACAGACCCTGCGGCCATATTGGGACCAGAGGTACACACACGTTTACAcctggggtagtggtggcctagcggttaaggatgcggcccggtattcagaaggttgccggttcgaatcctgatccgccgaggtgccactgagcaaagcaccgtccccacacactgctccccgggcgcctgtcacggctgcccactgctcactcagggtgatgggttaaatgcagaggacacatttcactgtgtgcaccgtgtgctgtgctgctgtgtatcacatgtgacaatcagtcAAAGCTAGGCGGAGCTTAGGTGTGGACCTCCTCCCACCGCAGCAGCCTAAaagagccacacacacaaacaagagggAAAGACACAGTTGTCTGGTTGTCATTATTTGGTTGCTCGGATCCATGCACTTTTCCAACTCGCTGCCTGATTAATCCCTCCCGCTGCCAGGCGCTACTGTCACCAGACaatcatttacggcatttaccagacgcaacttacaatcagtagtaacagggacagtccccccctggagacactcagggttaagtgtcttgctcagggacacaatggtagtaagcgggatttgaacctgggacttctggttcataggcgagtgtgttacccactaggctactaccactaccatcaCTGATCGCCACCTCACCTGTCAGTGGTGCTGATGTTgcggctggtgtgtgtgtgtaaacatacACGCAGGGGatagtgtgtatatgtgtgtgagtaggtTTGGGTGTGAATGTACAACACTGTGCAAAAATCTATACAAACCAGcgaaaacaaaaccactgtttgTTGAAATGCGTTACTGTATTAGTTTACCTTAACAAAGAACCCCTGTATGGCAAACATTGATTAAAAATTGATTTACTTAAAgagtttattgcagaatttccttattttcataaaatagtGGCAtggtgtgtgtagagaaagagactctgagcaGCAAGACAATATTGTTCTGCATCTGTAGACTTTGggagagttgggagagaccgacacccagttcaTCAGAACATCAACATACATGTTTCCCTACCTGAACAATTACACTGTTGCTGCTGGGAATATGAACATGTGTTTCACTactgcacagtactgtatgtgtattgatgtgtatgtgtgtgtgtgtgtgtgtgtgtgtgtgtgtgtatttcagacGTCTCTCCTGACGGCGCACTCGGCCCGTGACGAGGCGGCTCGGTTGGAGGAGTGCCGCGGTGTGATTGAGTTCCACGTCATCGGGAACTCGCTTAGCCAGAAGCCCAATAAGAAAATCCTGATGTGGCTGGTGGGGCTGCAGAACGTTTTCTCCCACCAGCTGCCCCGCATGCCCAAAGAGTACATCACACGACTGGTCTTCGACCCGTACGTCACCACGGCAACCACCCATCTACCACAAAGCACACTACCACACAGACCAACATGTCATATCACTATACACAGCATATCACgtcacatcacaacacacagcatATCACAATACATCACATAACCACACACAATACATCACAACACgtcacatcacaacacacagcatATCTCAGCACGTCACATCACTACACACAGCATATCACAATACATCCCATAACCACACACAATACATCACAACACgtcacatcacaacacacagcatATCTCAGCACGTCACATCACTACACACAGCATATCACAATACATCCCATAACCACACACAATACATCACAACACgtcacatcacaacacacagcatatcacgtcacatcacatcacaacacacagcatATCACAACACGTCAGCACACACAGCATATCTCAGCATGTCACATCACTACACACAGCATATCACAACACGTCACATCACAacacatcaccacacacacagcatatctCAGCACGTCAGCACACACAGCATATCTCAGCACGtcacatcaccacacacagcatatcacaacacatcaccacacacagcatatcacaacacatcaccacacacagcatATCTCAGCACgtcacatcacaacacacagcatatcacaacacatcacatcacaacacacaacatatcacatcacatcacaacacacagcatATCACAAAACGTCAGCACACACAGCATATCTCAGCATGTCACATCACTACACACAGCATATCACAACACGTCACATCACAacacatcaccacacacagcatATCTCAGCACGTCAGCACACACAGCATATCTCAGCACGtcacatcaccacacacagcatatcacaacacatcaccacacacagcatATCTCAGCACGTCACATTACAACACACAGCATATCACAacacatcaccacacacagcatatcacaacacatcaccacacacagcatATCTCAGCACGTCACATCACGACACACAGCATATCTCAACACATCAcatcaaaacacacagcatatctcaacacatcacatcacaacacacagcatatctcaacacatcacatcacaacacacagcatatcacaacacatcacatcacaacacacagcatATCTCAGCACTtcacatcacaacacacagcatATCTCAGCACgtcacatcacaacacacagcatatcacaacacgtcacatcacaacacacagcatatcacaacacgtcacatcaccacacacagcatatcacaacacatcacatcacaacacacagcatatcacaacacgtcacatcacaacacacagcatatcacaacacgtcacatcaccacacacagcatatcacaacacatcacatcacaacacacagcatatcacaacacgtcacatcaccacacacagcatatcacaacacgtcacatcaccacacacagcatatcacaacacatcacatcacaacacacagcatatcacaacacgtcacatcaccacacacagcatatcacaacacgtcacatcacaacacacagcatatcacaacacgtcacatcaccacacacagcatatcacaacacatcacatcacaacacacagcatATCACAACACAGCCAAAAAAATCATGATAAAATATCACAACCATGTCACTTATTGTGTGCAGGAAACACAAGACTTTGTCACTTATTAAAGATGGACGTGTGATTGGTGGAATCTGTTTCCGGATGTTTCCATCTCAGGGCTTCACTGAGATCGTTTTCTGCGCAGTTACGTCCAATGAGCAGGTCAAGGTATTGGAGACCGGAACGTTCCTCTGCCTTCGCCTTGCCCCACCCCCTCACACTGTGTCTGTGCCGCAGGGCTACGGGACGCATCTGATGAACCACCTGAAGGAGTACCACATCAAACACGACATCCTAAACTTCCTCACCTACGCTGATGAGTACGCCATCGGCTACTTCAAAAAGCAGGTTCTCCCTCTTCCCTGGCttcctgactgtgtgtgtgtgtgtagttggtgtgtgttgaTAGTACCTGTGTGTTCCTCAGGGGTTCTCCAAAGACATCAAAGTGCCCCGTGTGAAGTACGTCGGTTACATTAAAGATTACGAAGGGGCGACACTGATGGGCTGTGAGCTCAACCCCAGCATCCCGTACACGGAGTTCTCAATCATCATCAAGAAGCagaaggaggtgtgtgtgtgtgtgtgtacgtgtgtgtgtctgtgtgtccgtgtgtgtattCTATGTCGAATCTCACATGCTCCactgcgtctctctctctcagatcaTCAAGAAGCTGATTGAGAGGAAACAGTCTCAGATCCGCAAGGTCTATCCAGGCCTCACCTGTTTCAAAGAAGGAGTCCGGCAGATTCCGATTGAGAGCATTCCTGGCATCCGtacgtccaacacacacacacacacacacacacacacacacacacacacacacacatagcaggTGAGACATGACAAGACAAGTAAAAAGTGTGAATGAGGTGGAGAGGTTTACAGTCTGGCTGTGGTAAAAAGTGTTCCAGTTCTTGGCCAACATTGATTATCAAACAAGACAGCAGGCAGCTTGGTTTCTTTAATATTATCTTAATATAAGACACTAATGTCACTTAATATAAGACactaaaaactgtaactcatttgcacaccttcaccctaccagttacacatattttatgttaaagacgtaaaagtgtaatacttggttatgtttgcaatatttgcatattggttcactgtttacttgcaacatttgcaatactgtggcctgtagcagttgcagaaagcatttcactgcacatcataccgtgtatgactgtgtatgtgacaaataaaattttgaaTTTGACACTGAGAAGCCATTTGATGTACTTTATTATGGGTAATATTCATAAAATCGTGCGTCCTTTCGTCAGAGTTCAGtaaaggcgtgtgtgtgtttgagacttAACCGTCCTGCCTTCTTTACAGGAGAAACAGGCTGGAAACCTGTCGGAAAAGGGTGAGTTTCACGTCTTtatacgcatgtgtgtgtgtgtgtgtgcgtgtgtgtgtgttaagtgaTATCAATATCTCTTGTTTTTCTAACCCAGGAAGGAGTTAAAGGACCCAGAGCAGCTCTACGCCACATTTAAGAGCATCCTGCAGCAAGTCAAGGTCGGacagacacacgcacattcAGGGAAAAATGATCTAAACCCCTGCTGGTATTGGAAGTTTGCCCACTGATAAACGTATAATTAGCAGTAGTATAATTTCAGCGGCAGGATTATTTGAACAGGGGGATATgcaatatttagcatttttcttaatttttggTTTGACAAGTTGACCTTGGTCTCATCATTTTCACTTACGCCTTTGTTTTCAGCGGTTTAGACACTTAATGTCTTAGATatgttttagatatttttagtCGTCAAATTTATAAGCTGCAAACTAACTACTTTGCATAGTATCTCATATAAACTGTCTCATATAAACTGTGACTTAATTTTATGAGATTCTGAAcatgcagcatttttcttttttacaaatttgTTGGATTTACTTCCAGTAAAAAAGACTGGAACAAATCTTTCCCTTTTAAAAGAACCAAGTATCTCAGCACAGGAGAGATTCCCGTGGTTCACGGTTTGCGATTTCCCCCAGTCTCACCAGAGCGCATGGCCGTTCATGGAGCCGGTGAAGAAGTCAGAGGCGCCGGGGTATTACCAGGTCATCCGCTTTCCCATGGGTACGAAACACGCCAATTCGCACACAAAACACCCACGTCAGCTCGGCGGGCTCTTACTACTCCGTTTTGGTGTGTAGATCTGAAGACCATGAGCGAACGTTTGAAGAGCCAGTACTACACGACCCGGAAGCTCTTCATGGCCGACATGCAGCGCATCTTCACCAACTGCCGCGAGTACAACCCCCCCGAGAGCGAGTACTACCGCTGCGCCAACCTGCTGGAGAAGTTCTTCTACAGCAAGATCAAGGAGGCGGGGctaatagataaataaatactgGCCCTGGGACTTCGCCGTCTCCGTCTGTTGGACGGATTTCTGTCTTTctatcttttttctttttttgtaagcTGATGCAGCAGCAAGAACTCGACTTTTCCAGCAATTAGAACTCTGAGTTCTGAGGCCAGCACACCAAACtgtacagagtgtgtgtgtgattgtgtgtgtgagaacgtATGAGAAGTCTTAATTTATTTTGGTCTGGGTACAGGAGGACGCCGCATTTTCTAACCTCCTCTTTCTACTCCTGCGCCTTCCCTGGTTTTAtagaacaaataaaacaataaaccacAAGCAGCACCCACGACCCTTTATTATTCGACACCAGAAAACCATTCATTAAAAGCAAAAACGCAGCAGGAGGCACAATGAGAAGCAGAATGATGACGGAAGATGAAAACTAATCATTCTTCAACAAAagaaatcataaaagaaagttctggacggatttttttttttatgtggatgAAGAAGTTCCAGGCCCCAGTGGCCAGCAGGATTCATGTCATGTCAGATGCCGACCTGACGTCATCAGACCTTCTGGCGCTTGGCCTCTGCATCGTGTGGCGAGGCTGACCGCTTCACGCCAGCACTGGACGCTGCCAACTGCTGCTGACCGGTGCCCGATTCTGACGGTGACTCCTGATACTGATCCTTACAAATCCTCTGTAAGAAATTAagagctgacacacacacacacacacacacactgtaaaactTTCTGTCCAAAGATAGCCGGTAGTGattgtgttcatgtgttttatCATACCAGAAGCACTCACCTTCAGAGAACCTGGCCCGGCCCACATACTCGTACAAGTCCCGCTCAAGCTTGAGAACCTGCAAATACAAGAACGTGGTAAaggaaacacacaacacacacacgctagaCTGTCTGTGATAAGGGTAGGgagtgaaaatgtgtgtgtgaagttaaCGAAGAGCTGAAAGAACCTACATCCTCTTCAGCGACCTCTGACCCGGACCCTATACCTGAGCATCCAGCCAGCCCTCTTCCAGTCGCGCCAGTCTCCTGGCCAGATCCTGCAGCTCGGCATCAGTCAGCAGCTGACTGGTTCTCCTCTGCCACACCTCCAGCTGAACTGGGTACTGAGAGATCTGTCAAAAGCCACGCCCCccgtatacatttacatttacagcatttaccagacgcccttatccagagcgacttacaatcagtagttacagggacagtctcctcagggttgagtgtcttgcttagtgtcttgctcagggtcacaatggtagtaagtggtatttgaacctgggtcttctggttcataggtgttacccactaggcttctaccatcCCCAGTATATGAATAAACGTATACGACGTTTATTCATAACAGtaacaataatgaaaaacacAGTGAGTAAATGAACAAACGTGTTACTGATTTACTTAGGCCCCGTCCATGCGGAGACGTTGTTTCAGAACGGCTATTTTCTCTTTTCCGCAAAAGAGAAAATGCTGacgtattagcccaacctccaacctgacctataaccccccCTGGTTGTGCAATTACCAGAAATCCTGTCTACGACgcacatttctaatggaaagacGAGGCGAGAACAACAACGTGTTTAACTTGCCGCAAAAGAGAACTAGACGACAACATGTCAGACAACGCAGGTGTTTTAGAAACCAACaacctgttttagagaaaagcatgtgggcggggccttAATATGTAGTGGGGGAGGGGCGGAGCTTACGCAACAAACTTCTACTCACAATGCAGAGGTATTGGTGGCGCtggctggtcatgtgactgattATGTTCTTACTGGTCACCATCTCTTCACAGGTGAGGCACAGGAACAGCGTGGGCCGAGACACACACCGGCACTCTACAACACACCCCAAACcttccacacaaaacacacacacagttatacaaatacacacactgcatcctgtctccatcactcacacacacatctaccaCTGACCAATGACCGGCTCACTGTGCCTCCACAGTCTGATGAAGGTGGACAGGTGACTCCGTCCTGACTGACCTGTCAACCAATCAGGACAAAGTTGGTCAGTGTACATGGACTCCACATTTCCATCGTCACACCTGACCATCATTTCCTTTATGACCACAGGGGCTTCAACATTAGATGTGAGTGTAagatgaattgtgtgtgtgtgtgtgtgtcataacTTTTTTTAACGTCAGCGCTCTGGGCTCCATACCATAGGTGGGAGGGGCAAAGTCAATGGAGAAGTTCTTGTCATCAGGGTGGGGCTTCATTTTAGGTTCTGAAGTGGTCTGAACTAAAAGGTGAGAGAAACAGTGTTGTGAGTATTGTGCAGAGTGGAAACAGAGTGAAGCTGCATACGTCTAGATGCCAATATCTAACCTCTGACCTGACACCTGCTGAATTGGTTGGGTTGTCCTGCTGTATGAAGGTGAGGATGTGGCTGGTGCGGGTGTAGCTGGAGAAGCAGTGGCTGAAGGggttgtgacctctgacctctcaggCGGTATGATATCTGTGTTGGAAGTGTCAGTTTTGGGAGCCTCATCTGGCTCAGCTTCTTGGACCTTACGTCCTGATAAGTTGGTTGATGTGTTCATGACTGATGTGCTCACagcagctgattggctgattggtTGACTCTCGGATTTGGGAGGAACTGGAATCTGATGTTTAACTTGGTCAAAAACTGAAGATCAAGCGATAcaaattataatacacacacacacacactgacaattAGCTTCAATAAGGTATGTGTATGTGCACTCGTAGAAAGTCACCCACCCAGTTTTCCCCCCGGAACAAAACGTGGCAACAGATTCTTCTGCGTACGCTTCTGTAATAGATGGAaagctgtgtacacacacacacacacacacacacacacacacacacacagtaaaatatcAATCAGATCCCTTACAGGCCTGACTGtctacagacacacatacacaatcgcTTACCGCCATAATAATCCTGGTGGTCCACTTCACAAAAGTCTGACTGGTTCAATTTTATTTCCTTCAAAAGAATAGAAATGAGATGATGTATGTTCAGCTGTAATGTAAGCTTATTCTCGGTGTTGTGCACTATAAATAGCACATAATTGTTCCACCACGCGActgaaatgcatgctgggactgGTTCAGTGTGACCCACCTGCGGCTGTCCTGATGTGTCCAGACTCTCAGCCTGACGGGCCAGAGCCATGAGAACTACGCCCTTCTTCATAGTAACAGAGTCTATTGACCCACAATGGGTTTTATTCTGAAGAGCAAATAAAATCCCATCATGCACTACAGCATccaataagacaaaaaaaaaacacaaaagatttTTACACTCACCAGGTATCGGGTCACGTGTCGGAAGCTGAGGGTGTGGCTGACAGCACTGCTTTCCGGAACTTTAATCCTGCACATGACACAGAGGAACGCTGACCTGACAGGAGCTCCATCAGTGTAGAAACACACCAGGTACTGCAGACCTGTGGAGGCAGAGGAAAGAGTCTGGCACACgcacgctgacacacacacacacacacaaagcaatgACACTCACCAAGCAGAGGATACTTCCTGTTGGAGGCTTTCAGGTAGCCCTGCAATGTCTGCCATTTGTCTACTGTAGACACACACCCCCAATACAGCACGTCTAacaaaaatttatatatataaaaaaatatatatacacacacatgttggGATCTGACCGTTGTAACAGCCTTTCAACTCAACAGAAGACAACTTCTTCTTGGCTGAGGAGTGAAAGAGGGACAATTCTTAGACAAAccaacgcgcacacacacaaaacacacatacacacacagtgaagtgaagtgattgtcacatgtgatacacaggcagtggtggcctagcggttaaggaaggggccccgtaatcagaaggttgccggttcgaatcccgatccgccaaggtgccactgagcaaagcaccgtccccacacactgctccccgggcgcctgtcatggccgcccactgctcactgagggtgatgggttaaatgcagaggacaaatttcactgtgtgcaccatgtgctgtgctgcagtgtatcacatgtgacaaccacttcacttcacacagtCTTGTTCACCCTACCTTCTTCATATGACAGCCCGGTCAGCTCTTCATACAGCTCCCCAGAGATGTCACACACCTgagggagagcgagcgagagagagagatgtacaTGGACGcgtgatagtgtgtgtgtgtgtgtgtgcaagaatGAAGGTGTCTGCTACCTGAAGCTGTTGCCTAGTCTGCTTCTTCTCTTCCTTCGCAGCAAAGACTCTCAGGTCAGGTATGTATTTACCTTTAGAGAGAAGCCAAGCAAATGGAAGTGCATCTGGCTGGTAGTGggcctgaacacacacacacacacacacacacacacacacacacacacaaagctgtcAGTGAATCTTGTGCGACTATTTTGTTTTGTCCCACAAGCGCGTGCGTGAAGTTTACAGTAACGGTGCCGTGTTTAAATCCTTCATGTTAGAATGAGCAGAGTCCCACAAAGATCTATTCCTGGCCCCCAACATGTGACAGAAATAACGATCACAGTACAAGGTGGTGCAGTGGGTAGCGACAGTggcctccaaggttgtgagtttgaatcccagagtgggcggagtttgcatgttctccctgtgttggttTCCTCCAGTTTCACCCAAAGGAATGTACGCTAGGAGGGCTGGCAACTCTCCTCGTACGTGGTGAGAGTGTGAGTGGGCAAGACCCCGCCCCGCACCCAATGTCCCGGGATGGGTTCTGGCAGCCGGTGCCAGGTTATGGAAACGAGGGAGACAGACACAAGCCCCTCACCAGTACGTTGAAGTAGTGATTGGAGGAGTGGAAGTGTGCAGGGACTACAGCAGAGTCACATATTATCTGGCAGGCATGGCAGAGGTATAGAGGCGGGGCTGAGTAGTTCcgagtcacacacacagtcaccagGTTCagacctacacaaacacacacacagtcagaagAATTCACACAACTCTCTctgacgaacacacacacacacacgcgcacagtGTCTCACCAATGAGTGGCTCCTGACGCGTTTTGGATTTGAGCATTGTGTAGAGAACAATATCTCCAACTTgggctaaaacacacacacacacacgcactccaTAAatagcaacacaaacacactaggCAATGCAGTAAATTGAAAGTGTATGTTTGTCCCTTTTTCCACTCACCAACAAATTCTCCTGCAGGGAGGGGAAAGTTGAGATTAGAAGACAGAAACacggagaaacacacacacacacacacacacacacacacacacacacatacatacccgGCCCCCACTGTTTGGTGTAATTCTGAAATAAAGAGCATAAATCTCATAAGAACCACTGCTCACATTCAGCCACGCCCACGTCAACCACACCTCAGAGAGCAACTCCTCCCACCTTGGTGTGCCACTTTTTCCACAGGTGGGTCTTGTAGTGCTTGATGAAGCTGAAAAGGCTCCCACAGGTCTGCAGAGAGACAGGAGACAATCAGGAGGTCGAGTTTACACAGCCgagaccaacacacacacacacacacaccacacacagcagTACTGATGGaccagggattttttttacatgtgtatgtttgtgcgtgtgtccTCACCAAACAGCATATACCGCAGGAAGATGCATCATCTGCAAAACAGATTCATCTCAAATTCAGGTTCTGTTCTCCAATACAGGCATACAtacatggtacacacacacacacacacctttcttaTCCACAGTGGACTCCTTGCAGGAGTTTGAGGGCTTCGTTTCTATAGAAACACATGGCTCATTTGGTGGGTCTGAGGTGGTGGCTGCTGGGAGGGTGAGGGCTGAAAAGCAGTTAAAgcgtttgtctctgtctgtctgtctgttagtgtgtgtgtgtgtgtgtgtgtgtgtgtttaccaacAAGCTTTTCTTtgggtgtcagtgcaggttt belongs to Denticeps clupeoides chromosome 9, fDenClu1.1, whole genome shotgun sequence and includes:
- the LOC114796474 gene encoding uncharacterized protein LOC114796474 isoform X2, which gives rise to MFYLCHVCEEKVPETAATAHLHSAQHIFSYFAYTDPERLNFSWISMDTVIWLQPAAERESSCTGSRVLQILHLPDKLFKELSKHPYSKVLQVVSGELKANLNDSAPERRGIQQYVSDPDRTHPLVGLDFLLQYECRDTGHGRRGFLCLLCSRKLSSSHALAHTLSFEHLYWYLNVAHPESVENKCNYTSYNKLFGIKMLCLANQAQSLRPSGTVKVIPLDLQLFTEVHASSYRDALNRLESVWKEQNQCDLKPALTPKEKLVALTLPAATTSDPPNEPCVSIETKPSNSCKESTVDKKDDASSCGICCLTCGSLFSFIKHYKTHLWKKWHTKNYTKQWGPGEFVAQVGDIVLYTMLKSKTRQEPLIGLNLVTVCVTRNYSAPPLYLCHACQIICDSAVVPAHFHSSNHYFNVLAHYQPDALPFAWLLSKGKYIPDLRVFAAKEEKKQTRQQLQVCDISGELYEELTGLSYEEAKKKLSSVELKGCYNVDKWQTLQGYLKASNRKYPLLGLQYLVCFYTDGAPVRSAFLCVMCRIKVPESSAVSHTLSFRHVTRYLNKTHCGSIDSVTMKKGVVLMALARQAESLDTSGQPQEIKLNQSDFCEVDHQDYYGAFHLLQKRTQKNLLPRFVPGGKLVFDQVKHQIPVPPKSESQPISQSAAVSTSVMNTSTNLSGRKVQEAEPDEAPKTDTSNTDIIPPERSEVTTPSATASPATPAPATSSPSYSRTTQPIQQVSVQTTSEPKMKPHPDDKNFSIDFAPPTYGQSGRSHLSTFIRLWRHSEPVIGLGCVVECRCVSRPTLFLCLTCEEMVTSKNIISHMTSQRHQYLCIISQYPVQLEVWQRRTSQLLTDAELQDLARRLARLEEGWLDAQVLKLERDLYEYVGRARFSEALNFLQRICKDQYQESPSESGTGQQQLAASSAGVKRSASPHDAEAKRQKV
- the kat2b gene encoding LOW QUALITY PROTEIN: histone acetyltransferase KAT2B (The sequence of the model RefSeq protein was modified relative to this genomic sequence to represent the inferred CDS: deleted 1 base in 1 codon), with the translated sequence MSDGAGVPQGSPALGAAGLAPAAPGSGGSESSGAALGSARIAVKKAQLRSAPRPKKLEKLGVYSSCKAEGCKCNGWKSQNPPPLHPPPTPPRADQAAAVNLLEPCRSCSHALSNHVIHLENVAEDEVDRLLGIALDVDHLYTCVHKEEDPDTKQVYFSLFKLLKKSILQMGMPVVEALESPPFEKPSIEQGVNNFVQYKFSHLPLKEWQTIVELAKMFLKQINFWQLETPSQRKQRAAGDDAAGYKVNYTRWLCYCYVPQFCDSLPRYEATLVFGRTLLRSVFTVMRKQLLQQARQEKEKLPAEKRTLILTHFPKFLSMLEEEVYSNNSPIWSEDFLAGSSGGQVPTVISAPPVARSVYYNSSPSPVESVGGGASPARRPASTVERSPGAEKRKLVDSLSDDNKRVRVIGDIPMELINEVMATITDPAAILGPETSLLTAHSARDEAARLEECRGVIEFHVIGNSLSQKPNKKILMWLVGLQNVFSHQLPRMPKEYITRLVFDPKHKTLSLIKDGRVIGGICFRMFPSQGFTEIVFCAVTSNEQVKGYGTHLMNHLKEYHIKHDILNFLTYADEYAIGYFKKQGFSKDIKVPRVKYVGYIKDYEGATLMGCELNPSIPYTEFSIIIKKQKEIIKKLIERKQSQIRKVYPGLTCFKEGVRQIPIESIPGIRETGWKPVGKGKELKDPEQLYATFKSILQQVKSHQSAWPFMEPVKKSEAPGYYQVIRFPMDLKTMSERLKSQYYTTRKLFMADMQRIFTNCREYNPPESEYYRCANLLEKFFYSKIKEAGLIDK
- the LOC114796474 gene encoding uncharacterized protein LOC114796474 isoform X1, with translation MLQFACRNCTENFSTFSKYKEHVRGKKHQQVLSLRFQTDVCCANVNFPHISSLTSLNCNDKNPVLGPNLLTLCLCLKVKGMFYLCHVCEEKVPETAATAHLHSAQHIFSYFAYTDPERLNFSWISMDTVIWLQPAAERESSCTGSRVLQILHLPDKLFKELSKHPYSKVLQVVSGELKANLNDSAPERRGIQQYVSDPDRTHPLVGLDFLLQYECRDTGHGRRGFLCLLCSRKLSSSHALAHTLSFEHLYWYLNVAHPESVENKCNYTSYNKLFGIKMLCLANQAQSLRPSGTVKVIPLDLQLFTEVHASSYRDALNRLESVWKEQNQCDLKPALTPKEKLVALTLPAATTSDPPNEPCVSIETKPSNSCKESTVDKKDDASSCGICCLTCGSLFSFIKHYKTHLWKKWHTKNYTKQWGPGEFVAQVGDIVLYTMLKSKTRQEPLIGLNLVTVCVTRNYSAPPLYLCHACQIICDSAVVPAHFHSSNHYFNVLAHYQPDALPFAWLLSKGKYIPDLRVFAAKEEKKQTRQQLQVCDISGELYEELTGLSYEEAKKKLSSVELKGCYNVDKWQTLQGYLKASNRKYPLLGLQYLVCFYTDGAPVRSAFLCVMCRIKVPESSAVSHTLSFRHVTRYLNKTHCGSIDSVTMKKGVVLMALARQAESLDTSGQPQEIKLNQSDFCEVDHQDYYGAFHLLQKRTQKNLLPRFVPGGKLVFDQVKHQIPVPPKSESQPISQSAAVSTSVMNTSTNLSGRKVQEAEPDEAPKTDTSNTDIIPPERSEVTTPSATASPATPAPATSSPSYSRTTQPIQQVSVQTTSEPKMKPHPDDKNFSIDFAPPTYGQSGRSHLSTFIRLWRHSEPVIGLGCVVECRCVSRPTLFLCLTCEEMVTSKNIISHMTSQRHQYLCIISQYPVQLEVWQRRTSQLLTDAELQDLARRLARLEEGWLDAQVLKLERDLYEYVGRARFSEALNFLQRICKDQYQESPSESGTGQQQLAASSAGVKRSASPHDAEAKRQKV